A DNA window from Candidatus Poribacteria bacterium contains the following coding sequences:
- a CDS encoding Gfo/Idh/MocA family oxidoreductase, translated as MSISVGMVGLGMFGPAFIESYKSHPDVHRLALCDLREDRLTKWAKQFEISETYASLDDICKSDLDALVIITQHWIHAPQAIQAMESGKHVYTAVPAAASLDECEALIRTVERTGMIYMNGETSYFRPETAFCRQKAAEGAFGEFVHCRAEYFHDMSHGLYDVAKNRWGAQWGRDKMGGIPMYYPTHSTCFPISVMKAHATSVSAQGYIYPNDDWFRTDTIHKNPFSNEVGLFTMSNGATTQICEFRRVGHPGSERISGIYGTDGSYEQSLAGSVWADKHGREIVEPSRSHEDLPEALTADLGGHGGSHAYLVHEFVDSVNRQRLPRVNVWEAVRYCAPGFVAHESALRDGELLPVPDWGDAPET; from the coding sequence ATGAGTATCAGTGTCGGGATGGTAGGCTTAGGGATGTTCGGACCGGCGTTTATCGAATCGTATAAGTCGCATCCAGATGTGCATCGTCTCGCGCTCTGCGATTTACGCGAAGATCGGTTGACGAAATGGGCAAAGCAGTTTGAAATTTCTGAAACCTACGCAAGCCTTGACGACATCTGCAAATCGGATTTAGATGCCCTCGTGATTATCACACAGCATTGGATACACGCACCGCAAGCGATTCAAGCGATGGAATCAGGAAAACACGTCTACACCGCTGTCCCTGCCGCGGCATCCTTGGATGAATGTGAGGCTCTTATCAGAACCGTTGAGCGGACCGGAATGATCTACATGAACGGGGAGACGAGTTATTTCCGCCCAGAAACCGCCTTCTGTCGCCAGAAAGCGGCGGAGGGTGCGTTCGGGGAGTTTGTTCATTGCCGCGCCGAGTATTTTCATGACATGAGCCACGGACTCTACGATGTCGCGAAAAATCGGTGGGGCGCGCAGTGGGGGCGCGATAAGATGGGCGGTATCCCGATGTATTATCCTACCCACTCAACCTGTTTCCCGATTTCCGTGATGAAGGCGCACGCGACATCGGTCTCCGCACAAGGGTATATCTATCCAAACGACGATTGGTTTCGGACGGACACCATTCACAAAAATCCCTTCTCCAATGAAGTCGGGCTTTTCACGATGAGTAACGGCGCGACAACGCAAATCTGTGAGTTCCGGAGGGTCGGACATCCCGGATCTGAACGCATCAGTGGTATTTATGGGACAGATGGCAGTTACGAGCAAAGTCTCGCAGGGAGCGTTTGGGCAGACAAACACGGGCGGGAAATCGTTGAGCCTTCAAGATCACACGAAGATCTCCCAGAAGCACTCACCGCGGATCTCGGCGGACATGGGGGTTCACACGCCTATCTTGTACACGAATTCGTGGATTCTGTCAATCGCCAACGCTTACCACGCGTCAACGTCTGGGAGGCGGTTCGGTATTGCGCACCGGGATTTGTCGCACATGAATCTGCACTACGGGACGGAGAATTGCTCCCGGTTCCAGATTGGGGCGACGCACCAGAAACGTAA
- a CDS encoding sulfurtransferase TusA family protein, giving the protein MAIEYAGPYDTSAIPPDVAREIEIYEIQLGRVQEGQVEETLFTEFRLRHGVYGQRDDRSQMIRVKIPFGGLTATQLEMLADVAEEFSDNIIHITTRQDVQYHYVDINNTPELMRRLASVDITTKEACGNVVRNVTACPLSGVCQDETFDITPYSKALSAFLLGHPDAQDFGRKFKIAFSGCEEHACGLANMHDIGAVAAVKEVDGEVKRGFKLYVGGGLGAVPHQAKIFDDFVSAEELLPISQSICRVFTRLGERRNRNKARLKFVIAKYGIEEFRRQVLEDRATLRHDPEWTAYLDNLDAYNESPLKAPTQLNGASKPEGFEEWYQSNVRLQSQPGYAFVTITLPLGDITADQTRALADISRKYVKDTIRATVEQNIVLRWVTMTDLPALYRELKVIGLGDPGAESMVDITACPGTDSCKLGVSSSRGLAAHLRNYFIETGVQNEIKDFRIKISGCPNSCGQHHVANIGFFGSSRRMGEHIAPYYQVLLGGHMVENASSYGLANGKIHGKYIPAFIEELTGKYTAERNEEESFTDYVARLGKAEIKQILSKYDKIPSYEEAPEFYVDTGDTKDYQLKTGVGECAGEVVALVSMKLEEADRLIYESGLNLEKGEYQDSAALAFDAMIRAADGLQTTVGLQYIDDATTVNEFRTHFFEPGNFFPGYGAHIFKATEEDASTFDHELAHRRVEEATLFVEESHNVYGRMRIKQEEEEESRRKKRRSRPARKPRVVRKAKPVEEIVDSLDLKGVACPFNYVQAKIRLETMDLGQLLEVTIDDGEPIENVPKSLTNDGHEIVDTKKVGKHYRLTVRKGE; this is encoded by the coding sequence ATGGCTATTGAATACGCGGGTCCCTATGATACATCGGCGATTCCACCAGATGTTGCCCGCGAAATTGAAATTTATGAGATTCAACTTGGTCGGGTCCAAGAGGGCCAAGTTGAAGAAACACTGTTTACCGAATTTAGACTCCGTCACGGGGTTTACGGACAGCGTGATGACCGGTCGCAAATGATCCGTGTCAAAATCCCATTCGGCGGGCTTACAGCGACACAACTCGAAATGCTGGCGGATGTTGCCGAAGAATTTTCGGATAACATCATCCACATCACCACCCGTCAAGATGTACAATACCACTATGTGGACATCAACAATACACCGGAATTAATGCGCCGTCTCGCAAGCGTTGACATTACCACCAAAGAAGCGTGCGGTAATGTCGTGCGAAACGTCACCGCATGCCCTCTCAGCGGTGTGTGCCAAGATGAGACATTTGACATAACACCCTATTCTAAGGCGTTGTCTGCATTTCTTTTAGGGCACCCGGATGCCCAAGATTTTGGTCGTAAGTTCAAAATCGCGTTTTCCGGATGTGAAGAACACGCTTGCGGTTTGGCAAACATGCACGACATCGGTGCGGTTGCCGCCGTTAAAGAGGTGGACGGTGAAGTCAAGCGCGGTTTTAAACTTTATGTCGGTGGCGGACTCGGCGCAGTGCCGCATCAGGCGAAAATATTTGATGATTTCGTTTCCGCAGAAGAACTCTTGCCGATTTCACAATCAATTTGCAGAGTGTTCACCCGTTTAGGTGAACGTAGAAATCGGAATAAGGCGCGTTTAAAGTTTGTCATTGCCAAATACGGCATTGAAGAATTCCGTAGACAGGTACTTGAAGATCGGGCTACGCTACGCCACGATCCGGAATGGACAGCGTATCTGGACAATCTCGACGCTTACAATGAAAGTCCGCTGAAGGCACCGACGCAGCTCAATGGTGCTTCAAAACCTGAAGGGTTTGAAGAGTGGTATCAATCCAATGTGCGGTTACAGAGTCAACCCGGCTACGCTTTTGTGACGATTACGTTACCTCTTGGGGATATTACCGCAGATCAGACGCGTGCTTTGGCAGATATTTCGCGTAAATACGTGAAAGACACCATCCGTGCCACAGTCGAGCAGAACATCGTTCTCCGTTGGGTGACGATGACGGATCTCCCCGCGCTCTATCGCGAACTGAAGGTGATCGGTCTCGGCGACCCGGGGGCAGAATCTATGGTGGATATTACCGCTTGCCCGGGTACTGATTCCTGCAAACTCGGTGTTTCTTCTTCACGGGGTCTGGCAGCGCACCTGCGAAACTATTTCATTGAAACCGGTGTGCAGAATGAAATCAAAGACTTTCGGATTAAGATTAGCGGATGCCCCAACTCATGTGGGCAGCATCATGTCGCGAATATTGGCTTCTTCGGTTCCTCGCGCCGGATGGGTGAGCATATTGCTCCTTACTATCAGGTCCTACTCGGTGGACACATGGTCGAAAACGCCAGTTCTTACGGACTTGCCAATGGAAAAATCCACGGCAAATATATTCCGGCGTTCATTGAAGAGTTGACGGGTAAGTACACCGCGGAACGAAATGAGGAAGAATCCTTCACGGATTACGTTGCACGACTCGGTAAGGCGGAGATCAAGCAGATCTTGTCCAAGTACGATAAGATTCCATCTTATGAGGAAGCACCAGAATTCTATGTGGATACTGGCGACACGAAAGATTACCAACTCAAGACAGGTGTCGGTGAATGTGCAGGAGAAGTCGTCGCGCTCGTCTCTATGAAGTTGGAAGAAGCAGATCGGCTCATCTATGAATCTGGTTTGAACTTGGAAAAGGGTGAATATCAGGATTCCGCGGCGTTGGCTTTTGATGCAATGATCAGAGCCGCAGACGGACTTCAGACAACGGTAGGTTTGCAATATATTGACGACGCGACCACCGTCAACGAATTCCGTACGCATTTCTTTGAACCCGGTAACTTCTTCCCCGGTTACGGTGCGCATATCTTCAAGGCGACAGAGGAAGATGCTTCTACGTTTGACCACGAATTGGCACACCGTCGCGTTGAAGAAGCGACACTCTTCGTTGAAGAATCGCATAACGTCTATGGACGCATGCGCATCAAGCAGGAGGAAGAGGAAGAGAGCCGTCGTAAAAAGCGTCGCTCACGACCGGCGCGGAAACCAAGGGTTGTCAGAAAAGCGAAGCCCGTTGAGGAAATCGTGGATAGCCTCGATCTCAAAGGTGTCGCATGCCCGTTCAACTATGTCCAAGCAAAGATTCGGTTGGAAACGATGGATCTCGGTCAACTTCTCGAAGTCACCATCGACGATGGCGAACCGATTGAGAACGTGCCGAAGAGCCTCACCAACGATGGACATGAGATTGTTGACACCAAGAAGGTCGGAAAGCACTACCGCCTTACCGTCCGGAAGGGTGAGTAA
- a CDS encoding type II toxin-antitoxin system RelE/ParE family toxin, whose amino-acid sequence MRDVYPRQVEFYRASDGQEPFSEWLVSIQDQSVQDRILARLERLESGNFGDYRSVGGGVFELRFQFGSGYRIYFSEVGNRIILLLCAGDKSSQTRDIERAKTYWLEYKGAHL is encoded by the coding sequence ATGCGTGATGTATATCCACGACAGGTAGAATTCTACCGTGCCTCCGACGGGCAGGAACCCTTCTCCGAATGGTTGGTGTCGATTCAAGATCAAAGTGTACAAGATCGGATTTTGGCACGCCTTGAACGCCTTGAGTCCGGTAATTTTGGCGATTATAGATCTGTTGGTGGTGGTGTTTTTGAATTGCGCTTTCAATTTGGGTCAGGTTACCGTATCTATTTCAGTGAAGTAGGTAACAGGATCATCCTTCTGCTGTGTGCTGGTGATAAATCATCACAGACGCGTGATATTGAGCGGGCAAAAACTTATTGGTTAGAATACAAGGGGGCACACTTATGA
- the moeB gene encoding molybdopterin-synthase adenylyltransferase MoeB gives MFNFSNEQIERYSRHIILKEVGGMGQTRLLESKVLLIGAGGLGSPIGMYLAAAGVGTLGIIDDDVVDLSNLQRQILHGISDIGVPKTKSAEATIAEMNPDVKVIPHNERINSENAFGILEQYDLIVDGCDNFPTRYLLNDASVMLGKPIVHGSISQFEGQVTVLYPGKGPCYRCIFSEPPPPGMAPSCQEAGVLGVLPGIIGTIQAVEALKVLLDIGEPLIGHLLLFDALSMEFNRLKLRQNSDCPMCGENPTIHELIDYEEFCEVRW, from the coding sequence ATGTTTAACTTCAGCAACGAACAAATTGAACGCTACAGCCGACATATTATTCTCAAAGAGGTCGGTGGAATGGGGCAGACGCGGTTGCTTGAATCGAAAGTGCTACTCATCGGGGCAGGCGGACTCGGCTCCCCTATTGGAATGTACCTCGCAGCGGCAGGGGTCGGCACGCTCGGCATCATTGACGACGATGTTGTCGATCTCAGTAATTTGCAACGTCAAATCTTGCACGGCATCAGCGATATCGGCGTTCCGAAGACGAAATCCGCAGAAGCCACTATCGCAGAGATGAACCCAGATGTCAAGGTCATTCCCCACAACGAACGTATCAATTCGGAAAACGCTTTTGGGATATTAGAGCAGTATGACCTGATTGTAGATGGGTGCGACAACTTTCCGACCCGTTATCTTCTCAACGATGCGTCTGTTATGCTTGGTAAACCGATTGTGCACGGTAGCATTTCCCAGTTTGAAGGACAGGTCACCGTCCTTTATCCGGGTAAAGGACCGTGTTATCGATGTATCTTTTCCGAACCGCCCCCCCCAGGGATGGCACCGAGTTGCCAAGAAGCAGGTGTCTTGGGTGTGTTACCCGGCATTATCGGCACAATTCAAGCCGTTGAAGCACTTAAAGTCCTGCTGGATATCGGTGAACCGCTCATCGGGCACCTTCTGCTTTTCGACGCGTTATCGATGGAGTTCAACAGGCTAAAACTCCGCCAAAATAGTGATTGTCCGATGTGTGGTGAAAATCCCACTATCCATGAATTGATTGATTACGAGGAATTTTGTGAGGTACGTTGGTAA
- a CDS encoding transposase has protein sequence MKQTFKYRAYPTKTEERWLFSELRHQKQLQNYMLQMRSQMWEYGRKSVSMYDQIHHLKDLRAATSHYSDHSQDLQVSTIKRVNAAYEHFQRRCREGAEKKGYPRYKRSVRSLTWNLRKYKLKTGERVRQNPIRETGKRHNMLKVPQLGEVKIRQHRRLIGDPKEVTLKKTARGWYVFIVCEVPETLKCVPKSACGVDVGTDNFLTTSEGEKEENPRFYRQAEQKLIRLHRDLSRKRYRSKRWYKAKDALAKQADIVACQRLDFLAKTAYKLFHHKDFDAVVAEKLKPSNMVKNRHLAKSISDASWGLFFEWCSWVAKRDGKHFHQVPPHHTSQTCSQCCQKSPIKLKLSERVFHCQFCGLKLDRDHNAALNILHRAETCALRGEVWDTILCETRNPLLQQACWS, from the coding sequence ATGAAACAAACGTTTAAATACCGTGCGTATCCGACGAAAACAGAGGAACGTTGGCTTTTTTCGGAGTTGCGTCACCAAAAGCAGTTGCAGAACTATATGCTCCAAATGCGTTCGCAGATGTGGGAGTATGGTCGCAAATCTGTGTCGATGTATGACCAGATCCACCATCTGAAAGACCTCCGTGCTGCGACGTCGCACTATTCCGATCACTCCCAGGACCTGCAGGTGTCTACGATCAAACGTGTCAACGCTGCGTATGAGCATTTCCAACGCCGGTGTCGCGAAGGTGCGGAGAAAAAGGGGTATCCGCGATATAAGCGTTCTGTCCGTTCGCTGACGTGGAACTTGCGAAAATACAAACTCAAGACGGGTGAACGTGTCCGTCAGAATCCCATCCGTGAAACAGGCAAAAGACACAACATGTTGAAAGTCCCGCAACTCGGTGAAGTCAAGATCCGCCAACACCGTCGGCTCATCGGAGACCCGAAAGAGGTCACGTTGAAAAAGACGGCACGCGGTTGGTATGTCTTTATCGTTTGTGAAGTGCCGGAGACGCTGAAATGTGTTCCAAAGTCTGCTTGTGGTGTAGACGTTGGGACAGACAACTTTCTGACTACTTCTGAGGGTGAAAAAGAGGAGAACCCGCGCTTTTATCGCCAAGCGGAGCAGAAGTTGATACGCTTGCATCGCGACCTTTCGCGTAAGCGATACCGGAGTAAACGCTGGTATAAGGCAAAGGACGCATTGGCGAAGCAGGCAGATATTGTTGCGTGTCAACGCCTTGACTTTCTCGCGAAAACAGCGTATAAACTTTTTCACCACAAAGATTTCGATGCCGTTGTTGCCGAGAAACTCAAACCGAGCAATATGGTCAAGAACAGACACCTTGCGAAGTCGATCTCTGACGCGTCTTGGGGTCTGTTCTTTGAGTGGTGCAGTTGGGTCGCAAAGCGCGATGGTAAGCATTTCCATCAAGTGCCACCCCACCATACGAGTCAAACCTGTTCGCAATGCTGTCAGAAATCGCCTATTAAACTGAAGTTGTCTGAGCGTGTGTTCCATTGTCAGTTCTGTGGGTTGAAACTCGACCGCGACCACAACGCGGCTCTGAACATTTTACACAGGGCGGAAACTTGCGCCCTTCGTGGAGAGGTCTGGGATACCATCCTCTGTGAAACGAGAAACCCGTTATTACAACAGGCTTGTTGGAGTTAG